A window of Mangifera indica cultivar Alphonso chromosome 11, CATAS_Mindica_2.1, whole genome shotgun sequence contains these coding sequences:
- the LOC123230006 gene encoding 12-oxophytodienoate reductase 2-like codes for MSKETPRIPLLTPYKMGPFDLSHRVVLAPLTRQRSYGNVPQPHAILYYSQRTTKGGLLIAEATGVSDTAQGYPNTPGIWTKEQVEAWKPIVDAVHAKGGIFFSQIVHVGRVSNRGFQPNGQAPISSTDRPLLPQIRANGVDVSQFTPPRQLRTDEIPQIVNDFRVAARNAIEAGFDGVEIHGAHGFLIDQFLKDQVNDRTDQYGGSLENRCRFALEIVEAVANEIGPERVGIRLSPFADYSQAGDSNSEALGLYMAESLNKYNILYCHMVEPRMKTVGEKHESHHSLLHMRKAFNGTFLVAGGYEREDGIKAIVEGRADLVVYGRWFLSNPDLPKRFELNAPLNPYNRDTFYIDDPVIGYTDYPFLETTP; via the exons ATGTCTAAAGAAACTCCACGAATTCCTCTTCTCACCCCCTACAAGATGGGTCCTTTCGATCTTTCTCACAG AGTTGTTTTGGCGCCATTGACTAGACAGAGGTCTTACGGCAATGTTCCTCAGCCTCATGCCATCTTGTATTACTCTCAGAGAACAACCAAAGGTGGTCTTCTCATCGCTGAAGCCACTGGTGTTTCCGACACCGCTCAAGG GTATCCAAATACACCTGGTATATGGACAAAGGAGCAAGTTGAAGCATGGAAACCGATTGTAGATGCTGTTCATGCTAAAGGCGGGATCTTCTTTTCTCAGATTGTGCATGTGGGGAGGGTTTCAAATAGAG GTTTTCAGCCAAATGGTCAAGCTCCAATCTCCAGTACAGACAGGCCTTTGTTGCCTCAAATTCGAGCAAATGGTGTTGATGTTTCACAGTTCACACCTCCAAGGCAGCTAAGGACAGATGAAATCCCACAAATTGTGAATGATTTCAGGGTTGCTGCAAGGAATGCTATTGAAGCTG GTTTTGATGGAGTTGAGATTCATGGTGCTCATGGTTTCCTGATTGACCAGTTTTTGAAGGATCAAGTGAATGATCGGACAGACCAATATGGTGGATCCCTTGAGAACCGTTGTCGGTTTGCTCTAGAAATAGTTGAAGCTGTTGCTAATGAGATTGGACCAGAGAGAGTTGGTATAAGGCTATCTCCCTTTGCAGACTATTCCCAAGCAGGGGACTCAAATTCAGAAGCATTAGGTCTCTATATGGCAGAGTCCTTGAATAAGTATAATATTCTTTACTGTCACATGGTTGAACCCAGAATGAAGACAGTTGGAGAAAAACACGAAAGTCATCACAGTTTATTGCACATGAGAAAGGCTTTCAACGGTACATTCCTCGTTGCAGGTGGTTATGAAAGGGAAGATGGAATCAAGGCTATAGTAGAAGGTCGTGCAGATCTTGTTGTTTATGGTCGTTGGTTCTTATCAAATCCTGATTTACCAAAGAGATTTGAACTCAATGCCCCTCTAAACCCATACAATAGAGATACATTTTATATAGATGATCCTGTTATCGGTTACACAGATTATCCATTTCTAGAAACTACTCCTTAG
- the LOC123230005 gene encoding putative 12-oxophytodienoate reductase 11: protein MAFLRVPSLYKYSPPHHFFPQIQQFRTCFCEKRSSNMSEETPRIPLLTPYNMGPFDLSHRVVLAPLTRQRSHGNVPQPHAILYYSQRTTKGGLLIAEATGVSDTAQGYPNTPGIWTKEQVEAWKPIVDAVHAKGGIFFCQIWHVGRVSNRGFQPNGQAPISSTDRPLLPQIGAFGVDVPQFTPPRRLRTDEIPQIVNDFRVAARNAVEAGFDGVEIHGAHGYLIDQFLKDQVNDRTDHYGGSLENRCRFALEIVEAVANEIGPERVGIRLSPFADYAQAGDSDPEALGLYMAESLNRYNILYCHMVEPRMKTVGEKHESHHSLLPMRKAFNGTFLVAGGYEREDGIKAIAEGRADLVVYGRWFLSNPDLPKRFELNAPLNPYNRDTFYIDDPVIGYTDYPFLKTTP from the exons atGGCTTTTCTTCGTGTCCCATCACTCTATAAATACTCTCCTCCGCATCACTTCTTTCCGCAAATTCAACAATTCCGAACTTGTTTTTGTGAAAAGCGAAGCTCAAACATGTCTGAAGAAACTCCACGAATTCCTCTTCTCACCCCCTACAACATGGGTCCTTTCGATCTTTCTCACAG AGTTGTTTTGGCCCCACTGACCAGACAGAGGTCTCACGGCAATGTTCCTCAGCCTCATGCCATCTTGTATTACTCCCAGAGAACAACCAAAGGTGGTCTTCTCATCGCTGAAGCCACTGGTGTTTCCGACACCGCTCAAGG GTATCCAAATACACCTGGTATATGGACAAAGGAGCAAGTTGAAGCATGGAAACCGATTGTAGATGCTGTTCATGCTAAAGGCGGGATCTTCTTTTGTCAGATTTGGCACGTGGGGAGGGTTTCGAATAGAG GTTTTCAGCCAAATGGTCAAGCTCCAATCTCCAGTACAGACAGGCCTTTGTTGCCTCAAATTGGAGCATTCGGTGTTGATGTTCCACAGTTCACACCTCCAAGGCGGCTAAGGACAGATGAAATCCCACAAATTGTGAATGATTTCAGGGTTGCTGCAAGGAATGCTGTTGAAGCTG GTTTTGATGGAGTTGAGATTCATGGTGCTCATGGTTACCTGATTGACCAGTTTTTGAAGGATCAAGTGAATGATCGGACAGACCACTATGGTGGATCCCTTGAGAACCGTTGTCGGTTTGCTCTAGAAATAGTTGAAGCTGTTGCTAATGAGATTGGACCAGAGAGAGTTGGTATTAGGCTATCTCCCTTTGCGGACTATGCCCAAGCAGGGGACTCAGATCCAGAAGCATTAGGTCTCTATATGGCAGAGTCCTTGAATAGGTATAATATTCTTTACTGTCACATGGTTGAACCCAGAATGAAGACAGTTGGAGAAAAACACGAAAGTCATCACAGCTTATTGCCCATGAGAAAGGCTTTCAACGGTACTTTCCTCGTTGCAGGTGGTTATGAAAGGGAAGATGGAATCAAGGCTATAGCAGAAGGTCGAGCAGATCTTGTTGTTTATGGTCGTTGGTTCTTATCAAATCCTGATTTACCAAAGAGATTTGAACTCAATGCCCCTCTAAACCCATACAATAGAGATACATTTTATATAGATGATCCTGTTATCGGTTACACAGATTATCCATTTCTAAAAACCACTCCTTAG